In Juglans microcarpa x Juglans regia isolate MS1-56 chromosome 8D, Jm3101_v1.0, whole genome shotgun sequence, the following are encoded in one genomic region:
- the LOC121241932 gene encoding protein BPS1, chloroplastic-like yields the protein MVFHTGFPLCRGKSSSSSSMNINEPVKLFSSLISDIERLKTSLAGDSITLKWCSEAINLLRKMHSHFLLFFEKYHLPVLWYGTDILEEYMKETLDLLDLCNSLKSAISGMQRYRLMIEFAAGKLRNGGNISDATTKITEIERLVSESKKIYGVEKWKDMNLFKTEMPKTKSKDSTICFIYAIKSSMRLVGMLLFSALLYPISITMDKEVYRRVSPQLKSFSVSIGKLVGCFLKVLEGVKDKSMPILVENKVIEKAVLDIKAQVLKGKAVDQEKLINLLKQSSLVLKERMEMFESVVDELFEEVVNGRNKVLAMVDVN from the coding sequence ATGGTGTTTCATACAGGCTTCCCATTGTGCAGAGGaaaatcatcatcttcttcctccatgaATATCAATGAACCCGTCAAGTTATTTTCTTCCCTAATCAGCGATATCGAGAGGCTAAAAACATCACTAGCTGGAGATTCCATAACCCTCAAATGGTGCTCTGAAGCCATTAATCTCCTGAGGAAGATGCACTCtcattttcttctgttttttgaGAAATATCACTTACCCGTTTTGTGGTATGGTACAGATATCTTGGAGGAGTACATGAAAGAGACATTAGATCTCCTTGATTTATGCAACTCTCTAAAATCAGCCATTTCTGGGATGCAAAGATACAGGCTAATGATTGAGTTTGCTGCAGGAAAGTTGCGAAATGGTGGGAATATTTCAGATGCAACTACCAAGATCACTGAGATTGAGAGATTAGTAAGTGAGAGTAAGAAGATTTATGGAGTTGAGAAGTGGAAAGATATGAATTTGTTCAAGACTGAAATGCCTAAAACTAAAAGCAAGGATAGCACCATCTGTTTTATCTATGCCATTAAAAGCAGCATGAGATTGGTAGGCATGCTGCTTTTTTCTGCACTGCTCTATCCAATTTCAATTACAATGGATAAGGAAGTTTACAGGAGGGTGTCTCCTCAGCTAAAATCATTCTCAGTTTCAATTGGGAAGCTTGTGGGTTGCTTCTTGAAGGTACTTGAGGGGGTCAAAGACAAATCAATGCCAATTTTGGTTGAGAATAAGGTTATAGAGAAGGCAGTTTTGGATATTAAAGCTCAGGTTTTGAAGGGAAAAGCTGTGGATCAAGAGAAGCTTATCAATTTGCTGAAGCAAAGCTCTCTGGTTCTCAAAGAACGCATGGAGATGTTTGAATCTGTAGTGGATGAGCTGTTTGAAGAGGTTGTCAATGGAAGGAATAAGGTGCTGGCTATGGTTGATGTTAATTAG